A genome region from Mesorhizobium sp. B2-1-8 includes the following:
- a CDS encoding DUF2971 domain-containing protein has translation MPLHKEYRRHWETEGYDKHMGSAGVIRPPGLEKLRAYYFTSAEYGISNIALGRVKVSRFSQLNGPFELLALKSNRSSIRDISKKLRDEYDETYGLICFSKDWISPPMWSHYASIHRGICLGFNLKRNAVLDVSYENERVSDRIVHLGGRDTVSDNLQRKLSRTKSDHWKYESEARLVFPLNSSTKEGGLYFKLFGPDLELAEVILGPLCELPLSGIRRLVSSLHPGVATFRARLAWKSFSIVPVESTIDEELDEEVARKAPQNANRKLAATRIRARQNTLKVKN, from the coding sequence ATGCCGCTGCACAAGGAATATCGACGACATTGGGAAACTGAGGGCTATGATAAACATATGGGCAGCGCCGGCGTCATAAGACCGCCCGGCTTGGAGAAACTGCGAGCTTATTACTTTACCTCGGCTGAGTACGGGATCAGCAACATAGCCCTCGGGCGAGTAAAGGTTTCGCGTTTTTCTCAGCTTAACGGTCCCTTCGAACTTCTCGCTCTAAAATCCAATCGCTCTAGCATTCGCGACATCAGCAAGAAATTGCGAGATGAGTATGATGAAACCTACGGCCTCATCTGCTTCAGCAAGGACTGGATTTCGCCGCCCATGTGGAGCCACTACGCGTCGATACATCGCGGAATTTGTCTTGGTTTCAATCTGAAGCGCAACGCGGTTCTCGATGTCAGCTACGAGAACGAGAGGGTATCAGACCGGATCGTCCATCTCGGCGGTCGGGATACGGTCTCCGACAATCTTCAAAGGAAGCTATCCCGCACCAAATCCGATCATTGGAAGTACGAAAGCGAGGCCAGGCTTGTGTTCCCTCTGAACTCGTCGACCAAGGAAGGCGGCCTCTATTTCAAACTGTTTGGGCCGGATCTGGAATTAGCTGAAGTGATCCTCGGACCCCTTTGCGAATTGCCGCTCAGCGGCATCAGGCGTCTTGTGTCATCACTTCATCCTGGCGTCGCCACCTTCAGAGCGAGGTTGGCCTGGAAGAGCTTTTCCATTGTGCCGGTTGAGAGCACTATCGACGAGGAGCTTGACGAGGAAGTTGCTCGCAAAGCTCCGCAAAACGCCAATAGGAAGCTTGCGGCGACTCGGATCAGAGCCCGCCAAAATACCCTAAAAGTGAAAAACTAG
- a CDS encoding HK97 family phage prohead protease: protein MSNVIQLPKFERDAEVRSLSFNERTNTIDVVWTTGAIVRRRNWTDGEFDEELVVSANAVRLARLNSGAPFLDTHDASSLQSVIGSVVPGSARIDSGRGVATVQLTRRDDAQGRIQDFRDGVIRNISVGYKTYVVEKQERKSNIPLMRVVDWEPCEISAVPIPADPGAQVRSDTTKRETFACQVREWRESTHDVRVRMLLRHIELGLPVSPQTYGYADALRSHNQAIRNRILRLNLGR from the coding sequence ATGTCGAACGTTATCCAGCTTCCTAAGTTTGAGCGCGATGCGGAAGTGCGCAGTTTGTCGTTCAACGAGCGCACGAACACAATCGACGTGGTCTGGACGACCGGTGCCATTGTGCGCCGGCGAAACTGGACGGATGGCGAGTTCGACGAAGAACTGGTGGTCAGCGCAAACGCCGTTCGGCTCGCTCGGCTGAACAGTGGTGCGCCGTTCCTAGACACGCACGATGCCTCCAGCTTGCAGTCGGTGATTGGGTCGGTGGTTCCCGGCAGTGCGAGGATCGACAGCGGACGGGGAGTGGCCACCGTCCAGCTTACCCGTCGGGATGACGCTCAAGGCCGCATCCAGGATTTCCGCGACGGCGTCATCCGCAACATCTCCGTCGGCTACAAAACCTATGTGGTCGAGAAGCAAGAGCGTAAGAGCAATATCCCCTTGATGCGCGTCGTCGACTGGGAGCCTTGCGAGATCTCGGCCGTGCCGATCCCTGCAGATCCTGGCGCACAGGTGCGATCCGACACGACGAAGAGGGAAACTTTCGCCTGCCAAGTGCGCGAATGGCGGGAAAGCACCCACGACGTCCGCGTCCGAATGCTTTTGCGACACATTGAACTTGGGCTTCCAGTGTCGCCGCAAACCTACGGCTACGCAGACGCTCTGCGATCGCACAATCAAGCAATCCGCAACCGCATTCTTCGCCTCAACCTTGGGCGCTAG
- a CDS encoding helix-turn-helix domain-containing protein, whose product MKKDSDEVLVMTVPEAGAKLGLSRTASYIAAERGDIPTIRIGHLLKVPKAAFERVLTPTNTAGQ is encoded by the coding sequence ATGAAGAAAGACAGTGATGAAGTGCTGGTGATGACTGTGCCCGAGGCCGGCGCAAAGCTCGGCCTGAGCCGCACGGCATCGTATATCGCGGCCGAGCGCGGCGACATACCGACCATACGTATCGGGCATTTGCTGAAAGTGCCCAAGGCTGCCTTCGAGCGTGTCCTGACACCTACAAACACTGCCGGTCAGTGA
- a CDS encoding Arc family DNA-binding protein: MTEKTRPYTNVTTQFLGMVMGNRGPQPTTGQTPIFNLRLPQDLRAQLEEHATPGRPLSKEIIARLSASVTEEREIEKRFGNRQNYRITQILVLAIERAAAKFPDRETWLEDEEVFDFVLDTFVRTLNAMRPGEPKSYSGSSHHSEATNLARGIWQSIYEAGETRPLDRYRRINADLGPLASRPNVYRAEFERRRSAREEKLCSESNLLTWPSDDADEATWKQWGEGRALAMRRAAKEVGAEMIAEGKNPRIDEEDTF; the protein is encoded by the coding sequence TTGACCGAAAAGACGCGTCCATATACAAACGTCACCACACAGTTTCTGGGAATGGTGATGGGCAACCGAGGACCGCAACCGACAACCGGTCAAACTCCGATCTTCAATTTGCGCCTACCCCAGGATCTCAGAGCTCAGCTTGAGGAACACGCGACGCCGGGCCGCCCACTCTCCAAAGAAATCATCGCAAGGCTCAGCGCCAGCGTTACCGAAGAACGCGAAATCGAAAAACGATTTGGTAATAGACAGAACTATCGCATCACTCAGATTCTGGTGCTGGCTATCGAGAGAGCGGCTGCCAAGTTCCCCGATCGGGAGACCTGGCTGGAGGACGAAGAGGTTTTCGACTTTGTGCTCGACACGTTCGTCAGAACCCTGAACGCTATGCGCCCGGGAGAACCAAAGTCCTACAGCGGCTCCTCTCATCATTCTGAGGCGACAAATCTGGCCAGAGGGATCTGGCAATCGATCTATGAGGCCGGCGAGACTAGGCCGCTGGATCGCTACCGACGCATCAATGCGGATCTAGGTCCGTTGGCGTCGCGCCCGAACGTGTACCGGGCCGAATTCGAACGGCGGCGAAGCGCCCGCGAGGAGAAGCTCTGCTCAGAATCGAACTTACTTACATGGCCAAGCGACGACGCAGACGAAGCTACGTGGAAGCAGTGGGGAGAAGGGAGAGCCCTAGCCATGCGCCGGGCAGCGAAAGAAGTGGGGGCTGAAATGATTGCAGAAGGAAAAAATCCGCGCATCGACGAAGAGGATACCTTCTAA
- a CDS encoding tyrosine-type recombinase/integrase, whose product MAKVRKRVLPSGEVRFLADYFDGSGKRRSKQFDKRKDADAYLVKVRRDLQLGVHVADSASLTVREASRLWLDRCADDGLERSTRDAYDQHVRLHILPLIGAKKLTQITTPSVHTFADDLRSGGCSPDMVKRVVRSLGAIFGEARRRGYAATNPVSDAQIKVGDRRKNKRPDIPSKADLRAILNAAQGKHRALIVTALFSGLRASELRGLRWDAVDLKAGVLTVKTRVDAWGEFGPPKTSAGERDVPLAPIAVTTLKQQRLAIGANGPAGLVFPSDEGTPLNHQNIINRIWDPLQIGAGLYTLHETKRDEDGEPAKVTRYNFHALRHAAASLFIEQKLSPKRVQTLMGHSSITVTFDTYGHLFEDAEADQTAVAEIEARLLRE is encoded by the coding sequence ATGGCCAAGGTCAGGAAGCGCGTTCTCCCTTCCGGCGAAGTTCGTTTTTTGGCTGACTATTTTGATGGCAGCGGGAAACGTCGATCGAAGCAATTCGATAAGCGAAAGGACGCCGACGCGTACCTGGTCAAAGTCCGCCGCGATCTGCAACTTGGCGTTCACGTCGCCGACAGCGCCTCTCTGACAGTGCGTGAAGCGTCTCGGCTTTGGCTCGACCGTTGCGCGGATGACGGGCTCGAGCGCTCCACCAGGGACGCGTATGATCAACACGTCCGGCTTCACATCCTCCCTCTCATCGGCGCAAAAAAGCTGACGCAAATCACAACGCCGTCCGTACACACATTTGCCGACGACCTCCGGTCAGGCGGCTGTTCCCCTGACATGGTGAAACGCGTCGTCAGATCCCTCGGCGCGATCTTCGGCGAAGCGCGCCGCCGCGGCTACGCGGCCACGAATCCCGTCAGCGACGCGCAAATCAAGGTCGGCGACCGGCGCAAGAACAAGCGCCCAGATATCCCCTCCAAGGCTGACCTGAGAGCCATCCTGAATGCGGCGCAAGGCAAGCATCGCGCGCTGATCGTTACCGCCCTCTTTTCAGGCCTGCGCGCTTCCGAGCTGCGCGGCCTGCGATGGGACGCCGTAGACCTCAAGGCTGGCGTTCTCACTGTCAAAACGCGCGTCGACGCATGGGGCGAGTTCGGCCCGCCCAAAACATCGGCCGGCGAGCGCGACGTGCCACTGGCACCGATTGCGGTGACTACGCTCAAGCAGCAGCGCCTGGCGATCGGCGCAAACGGACCGGCAGGCTTAGTCTTCCCGTCGGATGAAGGGACGCCGCTCAACCACCAGAACATTATCAATCGGATATGGGATCCTCTGCAGATCGGCGCCGGCCTCTACACGCTTCACGAGACCAAGCGCGACGAGGACGGCGAGCCTGCCAAGGTCACGCGATACAATTTCCATGCCCTGCGCCACGCGGCCGCCAGCTTGTTCATTGAGCAGAAGCTGTCGCCCAAGCGCGTCCAGACGCTGATGGGTCACAGCTCGATCACCGTGACATTCGACACCTACGGCCATCTTTTCGAAGACGCCGAAGCAGATCAGACAGCCGTTGCGGAGATTGAAGCCCGGCTGCTGCGCGAGTGA
- a CDS encoding recombinase family protein: protein MNQRLIKVARPAGLTKALLYARVSSKEQDKEGFSIPAQCKLLRDYAEQQRFDIAQEFVDVETAKTTGRTNFTEMVKYLRKHPGIRIVLVEKTDRLYRNLKDWVTLDELDVEIHLAKEGVILSRDSRSSEKFMHGIKVLMAKNYIDNLSEEARKGQMEKAEQGIWPTKAPLGYINTTGKDGRKVIEPHPDLAPVVTQLFERYATGRYSLKALAKAAHGEGLIYPKSGNPVPVSTVHMILRNRLYTGLFQWNGKLHHGKHEPLVSIELWERVQGVLTGRNAVPTHPIGKEFAFTGLMTCTECACAIVAEIKKSKYVYYHCTGHTNKGRGGYGDCRRKYVREEVLDQTFANLLDRLHFDEEILEWVKAGLLASHADERREHEQAIHRCQVEYKRLEDRLHAMYLDKLDGRIDNAFYDRMSAQWRTEQMRLLREIERHGSAEESYMEDGIRLLELAHNASRLFAKQPAHEKNRLLNLVLSNCKWDKGEVHAVFRQPFDLLAETVVAGAAMGAQQAPLSTESPVWLGNLDSNQD from the coding sequence ATGAACCAGCGACTTATAAAGGTCGCAAGGCCCGCAGGTCTTACAAAGGCGCTGCTTTACGCTCGCGTATCCTCCAAGGAGCAGGACAAGGAAGGTTTCTCCATCCCGGCTCAATGCAAGCTGTTGCGCGATTATGCCGAACAACAGCGGTTCGATATTGCGCAGGAATTTGTGGACGTTGAGACGGCCAAGACCACCGGCCGGACCAACTTCACCGAAATGGTCAAATATCTGCGCAAGCATCCCGGCATCCGGATTGTCTTGGTGGAGAAGACAGACCGGCTTTATCGAAATCTGAAAGACTGGGTCACGCTCGACGAGTTGGATGTCGAAATCCACCTTGCGAAGGAGGGCGTGATACTTTCGCGCGACTCACGCTCGTCGGAAAAGTTTATGCACGGCATCAAGGTCTTGATGGCCAAGAACTATATCGACAACCTGTCAGAAGAAGCCCGCAAGGGGCAGATGGAGAAGGCGGAGCAGGGTATATGGCCGACAAAGGCTCCGCTGGGCTATATCAACACCACTGGGAAGGATGGCAGAAAGGTTATTGAGCCGCATCCTGACCTGGCTCCAGTCGTCACACAACTGTTCGAGCGTTACGCAACCGGCCGGTATTCGCTCAAGGCCTTGGCTAAGGCAGCCCATGGCGAGGGGCTGATTTATCCCAAGAGCGGCAACCCGGTTCCGGTCAGCACCGTGCATATGATCCTGCGCAACCGCCTCTACACCGGACTGTTCCAGTGGAACGGCAAATTGCACCACGGCAAGCACGAACCTCTCGTATCGATCGAACTATGGGAGCGCGTACAGGGCGTTCTGACAGGCCGCAATGCGGTACCGACCCACCCGATAGGAAAAGAGTTCGCCTTCACCGGCCTGATGACCTGCACCGAATGCGCCTGCGCCATCGTGGCCGAGATTAAGAAGAGCAAATACGTCTATTATCACTGCACGGGGCATACCAACAAAGGTCGGGGCGGATACGGTGATTGCCGCCGCAAATATGTCCGCGAGGAGGTGCTCGACCAGACATTCGCCAACCTGCTTGACCGTTTGCATTTCGACGAAGAGATACTGGAATGGGTAAAGGCAGGCCTCTTGGCCAGCCATGCCGACGAGCGCCGCGAGCACGAACAAGCGATCCATCGATGTCAGGTCGAGTACAAGCGGCTCGAGGATCGGCTGCATGCCATGTATCTCGACAAGCTCGATGGCCGCATCGACAACGCCTTCTACGATCGAATGTCAGCACAGTGGCGGACCGAACAGATGCGGCTGCTTCGCGAGATAGAGCGTCATGGTAGCGCCGAGGAATCGTACATGGAGGACGGCATCCGGCTGTTGGAACTGGCACACAACGCCAGCCGACTATTTGCGAAACAGCCTGCGCACGAGAAAAATCGACTCCTGAATCTGGTGCTGTCGAACTGCAAATGGGACAAAGGCGAAGTTCACGCCGTCTTTAGGCAACCGTTTGATCTACTTGCGGAAACGGTCGTGGCCGGTGCAGCTATGGGTGCACAGCAGGCACCTTTATCGACAGAGAGTCCAGTTTGGCTGGGGAACCTGGATTCGAACCAGGACTAA
- a CDS encoding transcriptional regulator, with amino-acid sequence MNPVQCRMARAALGWGVLELAKEAGVSTQTVVRFEGGETLKQSTIVQLKATFEAAGIEFIAENGGGPGVRLSRGIANT; translated from the coding sequence ATGAACCCGGTGCAGTGTCGTATGGCACGAGCTGCATTGGGCTGGGGCGTTTTAGAACTTGCTAAGGAGGCCGGAGTCTCAACTCAAACGGTTGTGCGATTCGAAGGAGGCGAGACGTTGAAACAGTCAACAATAGTTCAGCTTAAAGCAACGTTCGAGGCAGCCGGAATAGAGTTCATTGCAGAGAATGGCGGTGGCCCTGGTGTGCGCTTGTCACGCGGTATTGCAAACACCTAG
- a CDS encoding ABC-three component system protein, giving the protein MHAEGVIQPNQTVAVVGAGAAGITLAVALALLNYHVTLYDRAGDILRLQSASTRLLHPHIYEWPRLGSLDERAGLPFLDWPAGNGKDVVLDLRTQFAVLRAPLPNLILKTGHDLKSTAQASGEWKLTFKTAGGDESRVVDHVMLTMGFGDERPCGTIAPDDYWAPSAVGTPATEASAVTAVSYVVSGNGDGALTVALGLLIQDFEHASFTHTFLDYFSRDQLRQAADAAFAGKTFEEDAEQDLRKHVLPTLIQYGAIDKLRQKLRTDRSLTLNTNGPQFAAGKASQLNQCMLLALLEAAAAESVKIVRSTGFVSGCTPTAEGIVLFGTTIAGHADNKAYKHAILRHGPDQVKRYEATGPLIADYRDYVLGLLAAHPERATPPLLHDATYDLFLDKRIERLAAGGAKAQQKAAASQERRVIEIATDPAAHVLVERGCICIIDIAEQCERLPERCTIDVHVAPNQIPDADDLVRLARCSGGKIELRAGDSVLALWDARLPGIASAPEPVSARAVREYVPAQLTGHIDACLVRRLDLKLQEAITNGGAAPLGDISPEILNHVASTWAAWRGALATSPELQYDFLRWLANVDQQTAQPWNGETGDAISDMTNALILIAAAHAGEPLVPCSNDFGNLGFSATALAIGTGSRAIGRKPLSSRTAPEDWGVDALILSAATDVIVSATAGTVLDAGDIGFTLKTPRKVPPAIIQNDARWRSRLGGPLADWQAAVTKEFAEWRERQDAEVARILV; this is encoded by the coding sequence TTGCACGCGGAAGGCGTGATTCAACCTAATCAAACCGTGGCGGTTGTCGGTGCCGGCGCTGCTGGGATCACGCTGGCGGTTGCGCTCGCGCTACTGAACTACCACGTTACGCTTTATGATCGCGCGGGTGATATCCTCCGATTGCAGAGCGCTTCGACGCGGCTGCTCCACCCTCATATCTACGAGTGGCCGCGCCTCGGCTCGCTCGACGAGCGTGCCGGGCTCCCTTTCCTGGATTGGCCTGCCGGCAACGGCAAAGACGTCGTGCTTGATTTGCGGACTCAATTCGCGGTTCTCAGGGCACCATTGCCCAACCTAATCCTCAAAACTGGCCATGATCTGAAGAGCACCGCTCAGGCGTCCGGTGAATGGAAGCTCACTTTCAAGACCGCAGGCGGTGATGAATCTCGTGTTGTCGATCATGTCATGCTCACTATGGGCTTCGGCGACGAGAGACCGTGCGGTACAATCGCGCCCGACGACTATTGGGCTCCCAGCGCGGTCGGCACGCCTGCGACCGAAGCATCGGCAGTGACGGCGGTGTCGTACGTGGTAAGTGGCAACGGCGATGGGGCGCTTACCGTCGCCCTGGGCCTGCTGATCCAAGATTTCGAGCACGCTAGCTTTACCCACACTTTTCTCGACTATTTCTCGCGCGACCAACTGCGCCAAGCAGCTGACGCGGCGTTCGCAGGCAAGACATTTGAGGAGGACGCCGAGCAAGACTTGCGCAAACACGTTCTGCCGACGCTGATTCAATACGGGGCGATCGACAAGCTTCGTCAAAAGCTACGCACTGACCGCTCACTCACGCTCAATACCAACGGCCCCCAGTTCGCCGCCGGAAAAGCCTCGCAGCTGAATCAGTGCATGCTGCTCGCGCTGCTCGAGGCCGCCGCAGCCGAGTCGGTAAAGATCGTGCGGTCGACCGGCTTCGTCTCCGGGTGCACGCCGACGGCTGAGGGCATTGTGCTGTTCGGCACCACCATCGCGGGACATGCCGATAATAAGGCCTACAAGCACGCGATCTTACGTCATGGCCCCGATCAAGTGAAGCGGTACGAAGCCACCGGGCCATTGATCGCGGACTATCGCGATTACGTCCTGGGCCTACTGGCCGCGCATCCCGAGCGGGCGACGCCGCCGCTGCTCCACGATGCCACCTACGACCTGTTCCTAGACAAGAGGATTGAACGGCTCGCCGCCGGAGGCGCGAAGGCGCAGCAGAAGGCAGCGGCTTCGCAAGAACGGCGAGTCATCGAAATTGCGACCGATCCCGCGGCTCACGTTCTTGTCGAGCGTGGCTGCATTTGCATCATCGACATCGCCGAGCAGTGTGAGCGGTTGCCCGAGCGTTGCACGATCGATGTTCATGTCGCGCCTAACCAAATCCCCGATGCGGACGATCTCGTTCGCCTCGCGCGTTGCAGCGGCGGCAAGATTGAACTCAGGGCCGGAGATAGCGTATTGGCTCTCTGGGACGCGCGTCTCCCTGGCATCGCAAGCGCGCCGGAACCGGTTTCGGCACGCGCCGTCCGTGAATATGTTCCGGCACAGCTCACGGGCCACATCGATGCTTGCCTCGTGCGACGTCTCGATCTGAAGTTGCAAGAAGCGATCACCAATGGTGGCGCGGCACCGCTCGGCGACATCTCCCCAGAAATTCTTAATCACGTCGCGAGCACTTGGGCAGCTTGGCGAGGGGCTCTGGCGACCAGCCCAGAATTACAATACGATTTCCTGCGTTGGCTCGCCAATGTGGATCAACAAACCGCCCAGCCTTGGAACGGCGAAACTGGCGATGCAATCTCCGACATGACAAACGCTTTGATCCTCATCGCCGCCGCCCATGCCGGCGAGCCCCTCGTTCCCTGCTCGAACGACTTCGGCAATTTGGGATTTTCTGCCACCGCTCTCGCCATCGGCACCGGATCTCGGGCCATCGGTCGCAAACCTCTATCGTCCCGCACCGCACCCGAGGACTGGGGCGTCGATGCATTGATCCTGTCTGCCGCCACCGACGTGATAGTATCCGCAACTGCCGGTACCGTCTTGGACGCCGGAGATATTGGGTTCACGCTGAAGACTCCTAGAAAAGTGCCACCCGCCATCATCCAGAACGACGCGAGGTGGCGCAGCCGCTTGGGTGGCCCGCTAGCCGATTGGCAGGCTGCGGTCACAAAGGAATTCGCGGAATGGCGAGAACGCCAGGATGCAGAAGTGGCGAGGATACTGGTATGA
- a CDS encoding ABC-three component system middle component 1, which produces MTAEELRDRLFASAERMGWPHEEVPSFVSPQFRGRPDASTAPLPQEAFGIRLGAYPAIVAPVTLGTSAEMQEALKLLHSQMVIARSYMTRTELINAHIFICAVNPSPKADWRSVIDIAERDEAVCRKLVWLPDAKKLHTSYEAFRDRTFLAAPWELAVERRDAALDRVQGLAAKLLVEAGLDEETASKWIDIVNQPDQDEDTMVERLVRARGDLQ; this is translated from the coding sequence ATGACGGCAGAGGAATTACGCGATCGTCTGTTCGCCTCCGCTGAACGGATGGGCTGGCCCCACGAAGAGGTTCCCTCGTTCGTATCGCCGCAATTTCGTGGGCGGCCCGACGCCAGCACGGCGCCGCTGCCGCAGGAGGCCTTCGGCATCCGGCTAGGCGCCTACCCAGCGATCGTAGCGCCCGTGACGCTTGGCACCTCGGCGGAAATGCAGGAAGCGCTCAAGCTCCTTCACAGCCAAATGGTAATCGCGCGATCCTACATGACGCGCACTGAGCTTATTAACGCGCATATCTTCATCTGCGCGGTCAATCCCTCACCCAAGGCGGATTGGCGCAGTGTCATCGACATAGCCGAGCGCGACGAAGCCGTGTGCCGCAAACTTGTCTGGCTTCCTGACGCCAAGAAATTGCACACTTCCTATGAAGCCTTTCGCGACAGGACGTTCTTGGCGGCTCCATGGGAACTAGCGGTCGAGCGCCGCGACGCCGCCCTTGATCGAGTACAAGGCTTGGCGGCGAAGCTGCTGGTCGAAGCTGGGCTCGACGAAGAGACGGCCAGCAAATGGATAGATATCGTCAACCAGCCCGACCAAGACGAAGATACGATGGTCGAACGCCTCGTTCGGGCGCGCGGAGATCTACAATGA